One window of the Benincasa hispida cultivar B227 chromosome 3, ASM972705v1, whole genome shotgun sequence genome contains the following:
- the LOC120073970 gene encoding protein RKD5 isoform X2 codes for MKNAHLSYFPKGELCQLKNSKFHQPRNLPLLDQDLNFLPCSVAVSKGSESEMKEFCEPVIAAKKRRATSEHIAGITLSDLAKNFGVPITEASRNLNVGLTVLKRKCREFGIHRWPHRKIKSIDGLIRDLQEEAKHREDDHKALMAVTKRQMMLQNERESIERTPFRELEIETKRFRQDVFRRKHKARALESQSSSV; via the exons ATGAAGAATGCCCATCTATCTTATTTTCCCAAGGGAGAGTTATGTCAACTAAAGAATAGCAAATTTCATCAACCAAGAAATTTGCCTCTACTTGATCAGGACCTTAACTTCCTTCCTTGTTCAGTTGCTGTATCTAAAGGTTCTGAGAGTGAAATGAAAGAGTTCTGTGAACCAG TTATTGCAGCAAAGAAAAGAAGGGCAACAAGTGAGCATATTGCTGGAATTACTTTATCAGATCTGGCTAAAAACTTTGGTGTTCCAATCACAGAAGCTTCAAGAAATCTAAATGTTGGATTAACGGTACTGAAAAGAAAATGCAGAGAATTCGGCATTCATCGCTGGCCGCACAGGAAGATAAAGTCCATTGATGGTCTAATCCGAGATCTTCAG GAAGAAGCAAAACATAGAGAGGATGATCACAAAGCTTTGATGGCAGTGACAAAGAGGCAAATGATGTTGCAAAATGAAAGAGAGAGCATTGAGAGGACACCATTCAGAGAGCTGGAGATTGAGACCAAGAGATTTAGGCAAGATGTTTTCAGGAGAAAGCATAAAGCTAGAGCTCTAGAAAGTCAGAGTTCATCAGTCTAG
- the LOC120073970 gene encoding protein RKD5 isoform X1: MKNAHLSYFPKGELCQLKNSKFHQPRNLPLLDQDLNFLPCSVAVSKGSESEMKEFCEPGGELPVIAAKKRRATSEHIAGITLSDLAKNFGVPITEASRNLNVGLTVLKRKCREFGIHRWPHRKIKSIDGLIRDLQEEAKHREDDHKALMAVTKRQMMLQNERESIERTPFRELEIETKRFRQDVFRRKHKARALESQSSSV, from the exons ATGAAGAATGCCCATCTATCTTATTTTCCCAAGGGAGAGTTATGTCAACTAAAGAATAGCAAATTTCATCAACCAAGAAATTTGCCTCTACTTGATCAGGACCTTAACTTCCTTCCTTGTTCAGTTGCTGTATCTAAAGGTTCTGAGAGTGAAATGAAAGAGTTCTGTGAACCAG GTGGGGAATTGCCAGTTATTGCAGCAAAGAAAAGAAGGGCAACAAGTGAGCATATTGCTGGAATTACTTTATCAGATCTGGCTAAAAACTTTGGTGTTCCAATCACAGAAGCTTCAAGAAATCTAAATGTTGGATTAACGGTACTGAAAAGAAAATGCAGAGAATTCGGCATTCATCGCTGGCCGCACAGGAAGATAAAGTCCATTGATGGTCTAATCCGAGATCTTCAG GAAGAAGCAAAACATAGAGAGGATGATCACAAAGCTTTGATGGCAGTGACAAAGAGGCAAATGATGTTGCAAAATGAAAGAGAGAGCATTGAGAGGACACCATTCAGAGAGCTGGAGATTGAGACCAAGAGATTTAGGCAAGATGTTTTCAGGAGAAAGCATAAAGCTAGAGCTCTAGAAAGTCAGAGTTCATCAGTCTAG
- the LOC120073901 gene encoding heterogeneous nuclear ribonucleoprotein H2 isoform X1, whose translation MYGPRGAMLGSGGVSDGYEVGSKRQRMMEPNPYFAVSSSTAGFQPYGYGSFPPTHAFPVVRLRGLPFNCTDIDIFKFFAGLDIVDVLLVNKNGRFMGEAFVVFAGSVQVEFALQRDRQNMGRRYVEVFRCKRQDYYNAVASEVNYEGIYDNDYHGSPPPRQKRFSDKDQMEYTEILKLRGLPFSVTKSNIIEFFGEFDLAEDRIHIASRPDGKATGEAYVEFASAEEAKRAMSKDKMTIGSRYVELFPSTPNEARRAESRSRQ comes from the exons ATGTACGGACCCAGAGG GGCAATGTTGGGAAGCGGGGGGGTTTCGGATGGGTACGAAGTCGGCTCAAAAAGACAAAGAATGATGGAACCGAATCCCTACTTCGCAGTTAGCAGCAGCACTGCTGGATTTCAACCTTACGGCTATGGGAGTTTTCCACCTACTCATGCCTTTCCTGTGGTTCGCCTTAGAGGACTTCCCTTCAACTGCACTGACATTGACATTTTCAAGTTCTTTGCTGGACTGGACATTGTGGATGTGCTGCTTGTCAACAAGAATGGGCGGTTCATGGGAGAGGCCTTTGTTGTCTTTGCTGGCTCTGTGCAGGTTGAGTTCGCATTGCAACGGGATCGACAGAATATGGGGCGTAGGTATGTAGAAGTCTTCAGGTGCAAAAGGCAGGATTATTATAATGCTGTTGCTTCTGAAGTAAATTATGAAGGCATTTATGATAATGACTACCATGGAAGCCCTCCTCCTCGACAAAAGAGGTTCAGTGACAAGGACCAGATGGAATACACTGAGATACTGAAGCTGCGTGGTCTTCCCTTCTCTGTGACAAAATCCAACATCATTGAATTTTTCGGAGAGTTCGACCTCGCAGAAGATAGGATACATATTGCAAGTCGTCCAGATGGGAAAGCTACCGGGGAGGCTTATGTGGAGTTTGCTTCAGCAGAGGAGGCAAAGAGAGCAATGAGCAAAGACAAGATGACAATTGGATCGAGATATGTTGAGTTGTTTCCTTCAACCCCAAATGAAGCAAGAAGAGCGGAGTCAAGGTCGAGACAGTAA
- the LOC120073901 gene encoding heterogeneous nuclear ribonucleoprotein F isoform X2, translating to MGEAFVVFAGSVQVEFALQRDRQNMGRRYVEVFRCKRQDYYNAVASEVNYEGIYDNDYHGSPPPRQKRFSDKDQMEYTEILKLRGLPFSVTKSNIIEFFGEFDLAEDRIHIASRPDGKATGEAYVEFASAEEAKRAMSKDKMTIGSRYVELFPSTPNEARRAESRSRQ from the coding sequence ATGGGAGAGGCCTTTGTTGTCTTTGCTGGCTCTGTGCAGGTTGAGTTCGCATTGCAACGGGATCGACAGAATATGGGGCGTAGGTATGTAGAAGTCTTCAGGTGCAAAAGGCAGGATTATTATAATGCTGTTGCTTCTGAAGTAAATTATGAAGGCATTTATGATAATGACTACCATGGAAGCCCTCCTCCTCGACAAAAGAGGTTCAGTGACAAGGACCAGATGGAATACACTGAGATACTGAAGCTGCGTGGTCTTCCCTTCTCTGTGACAAAATCCAACATCATTGAATTTTTCGGAGAGTTCGACCTCGCAGAAGATAGGATACATATTGCAAGTCGTCCAGATGGGAAAGCTACCGGGGAGGCTTATGTGGAGTTTGCTTCAGCAGAGGAGGCAAAGAGAGCAATGAGCAAAGACAAGATGACAATTGGATCGAGATATGTTGAGTTGTTTCCTTCAACCCCAAATGAAGCAAGAAGAGCGGAGTCAAGGTCGAGACAGTAA
- the LOC120073720 gene encoding SRSF protein kinase 1-like, with amino-acid sequence MSCSSSSGSEDDEGIDSYRKGGYHAVRIGDHFAGGRYVAQRKLGWGQFSTVWLAYDTRTSKYVSLKIQKSAPQFAEAALHEIEVLSAISDSDPSSSKCIVQLIDHFKHAGPNGQHLCMVLEFLGDSLLRLIKYNRYRVLELNKVREICKCILVALDYLHRELGIIHTDLKPENILLFSTIDATKDPVRSGQAPILERPEGNPNGGATMNLIEKKLKRRARRAVSRISERRGSMGGATPKPEERKLDGIDLRCKIVDFGNACWADKQFMEEIQTRQYRAPEVILQSGYSYSVDMWSFGCIAFELATGDMMFTPKGGQDYSEDEDHLALMMELLGKMPRKIAIGGARSKDYFDRHGDLKRIRRLKFWSLDRLLVEKYKFSEADAQAFAEFLCLILDFAPEKRPTAQQCLQHPWLNPRSLPQSEVKNKSEVEKVNVGMSKLQIRVGK; translated from the exons ATGTCGTGTTCATCTTCATCTGGGTCCGAGGATGATGAGGGAATCGATTCTTACAGGAAAGGAGGGTACCATGCTGTGAGGATCGGCGATCATTTCGCCGGTGGCCGTTATGTCGCTCAGAGAAAGCTCGGTTGGGGTCAATTCTCCACCGTCTGGCTCGCTTATGATACTCGCACCTCT AAATATGTATCACTTAAGATCCAGAAAAGTGCTCCCCAATTTGCTGAAGCTGCACTTCATGAAATTGAAGTTCTTTCAGCAATTTCAGATAGTGATCCATCAAGCTCCAAGTGCATTGTACAACTGATTGATCATTTTAAGCATGCAGGGCCAAACGGGCAACATCTGTGTATGGTTCTTGAATTTCTCGGTGATAGCTTACTTCGGTTGATCAAGTATAACCGTTATAGAGTTCTTGAGTTGAATAAAGTCAGGGAGATCTGCAAATGTATTTTGGTTGCTCTGGACTATTTGCACAGAGAACTTGGCATTATCCACACTGATCTGAAACCTGAAAATATTCTTCTATTTTCCACCATTGATGCTACCAAAGATCCTGTGAGGTCTGGACAGGCCCCCATTCTTGAAAGGCCTGAGGGGAACCCAAATGGTGGAGCAACCATGAATCTTATTGagaagaaattgaaaagaagAGCAAGAAGAGCAGTTTCTAGGATCTCCGAAAGAAGAGGTTCTATGGGAGGAGCAACCCCAAAGCCTGAAGAGAGAAAACTGGATGGTATTGATCTGAGGTGCAAGATTGTAGATTTTGGTAACGCATGTTGGGCAGATAAGCAGTTTATGGAAGAAATCCAAACAAGACAGTACAGAGCTCCTGAAGTCATACTGCAGTCTGGATATTCCTACTCAGTTGACATGTGGTCATTTGGTTGCATTGCTTTTGAACTCGCCACAGGCGACATGATGTTTACCCCAAAAGGAGGACAAGACTATAGCGAGGATGAG GATCATCTTGCATTGATGATGGAACTCCTTGGGAAGATGCCTAGAAAA ATTGCGATAGGAGGAGCTCGATCAAAAGACTACTTTGACAGGCATGGGGACCTAAAAAGGATTCGGAGGCTGAAATTCTGGTCTCTCGATCGACTGCTGGTTGAGAAATATAAATTTTCAGAAGCTGATGCTCAAGCTTTTGCTGAGTTTCTCTGTCTCATTCTCGATTTCGCACCAGAGAAGCGACCAACTGCTCAGCAATGCCTTCAGCATCCTTGGCTCAATCCTAGGAGCTTACCTCAAAGCGAAGTGAAGAATAAATCAGAGGTTGAAAAGGTGAATGTTGGTATGAGCAAACTCCAGATTAGAGTGGGAAAGTGA